A segment of the Mercurialis annua linkage group LG4, ddMerAnnu1.2, whole genome shotgun sequence genome:
CCGAAAGATCTTCTGGGGCTTTACAGAAGGTATGTAATTACATTTATTAGCAACTGTTAACATTTTTGGAATTTATACGCAATGTATTATTTGGCCGTTCTGCTTTCTACACTTTATTCCCATTTGATTATGAGTTATTCCTATAAGTAATAAGTTCCATTTGCTTTATGGTTTGAGCATTTTAAGGACATGAACAACTGTGCATCATTTTCTTGTTTCTGTCTTTGCAGATGCCATCAGATAGGTAAAAACCTGTCAGCAGCATACTGCAATGTGTGCCGCAGCTCTCTAAGTTTGGCAACATGCATAAATTGCAGTGCCATTCTTTGTGATAAGTAAGCACAAACTGTATCTCAATATTGATTTCTGttagatttaataaattttgttatCTTATTCTTTGATTATTTTCTCCCGATGACCCAAACTccgtttttttttcattttccatAAATTAATGAAATATCAATTTTTGGTTTGTTCAACTTAGCGTGTTATTTCTCATTACATCTGTCGCATGACATATTCATGCTGTGAGTGAATATTTAGACTTGTGGATAATAGAAAGTCAAGGtgttaattcataaaaaaattcggTGGCAGTTTAGTTGTGTTCCTCGTACCAGTTAACTTATGGGAAATGCAACTgtcattttttttccattttgctTTGGCTTGGAGATGTGCTTGTTCTTCTTGAAGTTTAACTCGTAGATAATTCCAATTTCAGTGCAGGCCATTTAGATGAACATATAAGGACGCATCCATCTCATCAGCAATATTACTCTCATAAACTTAAACGCTTggtaaactaatttaattacttttaatttagATGTAGGTGAATAAAGGCTTCTGTATGGCACTCCacatatttgttgttttctagTTTCGTGGCAATTTGATAGCTTTGATGCTATATGTCCTATGTTGTTTATACTCTTTTTTGGTGACAACTCATGTGTGGACCTGTTTTCACTGGCCTGGCCACCCGCCCACCAGAGGCAATCTTATTTGGGCTTGGCACATTAGTTCCCTCATCAGCCCAGACTGACTTATGAAGCCTGAATTTTATTCGGGCAGGTTCAATCATGATAATTTATGTAGGTCACTAGCCCAATCTTAGATAAAACGCAATAAGTAGAATACTTTTCTTTACAGGTTGGCCTGGTCATATAATTAGCGGGGAATTGTGATGCCAATTCTTTTTCCTACTTTCTGAAGTAAATAACAAAAAGGAAACACTTGTGTATTACTTGATGATGTTGTCTTGTACAGGTGAAATGCTGTAAACCAACATGCAAGGTGACTAACATCAGGGATCTTATGGCTTGCCATTACTGCTTTGATAAAGCGTTTGACAAGTTTTATGATATGCATACTGCAACTTGGTATGTGCTTCATACTTGCAGACCCATTTCTTGGaatttgcctttttagtgaaCTTCCATGTTATGCTAACATCCGCAAGACGGGTtccttttttcttatttgagtCTGCACTAACTCACCTTATTCTCTAAGTTGAAGTCGATTTACTCTTTTCTATCATTGTTTCTGAGACCTCTTTTTCTTCTCGGACTTATCAATGAGGAGAGTACTAATCTTTTGTTTTTAGTAACTGATTAAATCTATATTTTGTTGCAGGAAAGGAGCTGCTTTATCAATCATCTGGGGTTCTATTTCCTGCGAAGATCATTTTGGATGGTGCGTCTAGCGGTGTTATTGCTATATTTTCTTATTCCTGTGATATCATATTGCAATATTTTCTTATTGCGGCTTACTTATGCTCTTGTTTACGGCAACAATGGCCGATTCTTGTTGCAGGCATAGGATGAATTGCTTGAATGCAAATGTAGAGGAGTCATCATATGTCCTTAAGAGAAATCCTGAGAAGAACAACTTTGCTCAGCTCAGCGACTTCATTTTCTGATAGAATCCTCAAAGCAAAGTATCCCCTTCAAATCGTAATAATATAAATCTTACAATGATAGGGCAAGGTGGGACGAATGGGGATTTCACTTAATATTCTTGCATATAGGTGATGTGGCATTAGTCCAGTAATAGAGGATAAGCATCTGAAAGTGCAAGTGTTTCTTCCAAGGACTTCTGCGGACATGTTATTTATGTTGCCATGCTAACCGTAGATGCCAACATGGGCTTGGGAGGCGATGTAGATGCTGAGAGACGCTTTATTGTTCTGACACTATAACCAGCTTACAGGAAGACAATTGCAGTTGGGGACTTCGATGATGATATAAGTGAGTTAGGGAGATGCAGGTTTGACATGTAAATATAAGCAGTTTTCTATATTTTGTGCATACAGAAAATGATCATGTTTTAAGTCTTCGAATTTGATCATTGGGAAGTCAGAATAAAGGTCCCCAAGGGTGAAACAAGCTGTAATtctgggctaataatcaccgacggtcctcgacttttaccccAAACTTCCCaaaaccccctatactttcaaaagcttccctaaaccccccaacctttgtggcggcgccattcacggcccttatagacgaaaatacccctcagCGCCGTCATTTTTTGGCGGctgtcatttaaaaaaaaaaaaaaaaaattggcggcgccatgtcagctgacacgtcatcaaaatacactaaaaatttgaaaaacccaaaatacccccaaattaatatttgaaaaaaaaatctacccTAACCAAAATCATCAACCCAACACCCAACACCCAACCCACCCGACCCATCCCACTCGGCCCAACCCATCCGACCTCTccggtcgtcttctcaggtgagaagacgacccagctgggtcgccttctcacctgagaagacgaccggCTCCGGTCGTCTTctcgtcttctcagacgagCTGAGAAGACCAACCGGTGGTCTTCTCAGCTCGTCTGAGAAGACGCTTGAAGGAACAGTCGTTCCTTcaagatctgttcttgaaggaacagATCATTCCTTcaagatctgttcttgaaggaacagatcgttccttcaagctgttcttgaaggaacgatatgttccttcaagaacagatgCCCGGAGGGCGGCGGCCGACGGTGGTGGACTATGGCGGCGGGCTACGGTGATTGAAAAATTGACCGGGTGGGTTAGGTTCGATTGGTGTGGTTCGATTTGATTGAGtgtttaggggtattttgggtgttttaattttttttttagatatttaatgaCGTGTCAGTGGACACCTGAcgccgtttttttttttttaaatgacagCCGCCAAAAAATGACGGCGctgaggggtattttcgtctataagggccgtgaatggcgccgccacaaaggttggggggtttagggaagcttttgaaagtatagagGGTTTTGGGAAGCTTggggtaaaagtcgaggaccgtcggtgattattagccgtaATTCTGAGGACGTTGTAATTTAGCTAGGAACGCATGTTGTCATCTGGTAATTTAACTGGAGTgaaacttttaattataattttatgaacCATATAAAATTGCGTCCAAACATACTACAATGCCAATTAAATTTTGAGCGAAATAACGAGAGATTGAATGAGAGAATTTGCGAAATTTCTTTGACTTTCTTTcttatcttaaaattttaagGTACTTAAATCCTATTTTCTTTAACAtcatttgataatttaattacaaattgTTTTAATCTAATTAGCCATAAATAATTGAGTAAAGAAAGAGagaggaaaaacagtaaaactAAATtccttctctctctctctacatAGCATAAACACTTCTAAACTCTACAGTTTGCTTATTATTCTTTTAGAAGAATTGATTGTATCAGCGAACAAAGTAGGTGAATTTGTTTATGTAAATTGTAAACAGTAAATATAATGAACCACCCAAAGTTACAAACCGACCCAATAAAAAATAAGTActcctgataaaaaaaaaacgacaCCTTGTTGTGGTGACTtataaatagaattttttttttgtgagatTATAAATAGAATTTTCTACTTCTTTTCAGTTGAGAATTGGGAGAAAAAGATTGGCGTTTTTTTAGTCTAATTGTCTCGATTTCATCTTTTGAGTTCGTAAtttccttttccttttccttattattattttttattcaatttctgATTAGGGATTTACTATTCCGTTTCCGCTGAATTTCGTTTCGCAACTATCATAATTAATTACCTTGTAATTTGATTGAAAATCGATGACTATTGATTTCGGATTACGAAATTGTAAAATTAATCTATAAGGACAAATTTGTATGAATTAGGGTTAGAAAACCTACTAATTTTAATTCTGTGCAGACTGTTATTCAAGATTTAAAGTAGCTGTCTAATCTTGCAGGTGATTGATTTATAAAGTTGATATATTCAGTTATGGGAGGTCATGGAGGTCTTAACATTCTCCCTCAAAAGCGGTGGAATGTGTATAACTTCGATAACCGAGAGAAAGTTAAAAAAGACGAAGAAGAAGCTGCAAAAGAGGAGCAACTAAAGCGCGAGCAGGCTCGAAAGCGCGATACTGAGTTTCGCCTCGAGCAGCTTCGTGTTGCACGCGGATTGGCTCCGTTAATAAAACCTGAGAGTCCGAACAAAGTGGAGAATGACGAGTCGGAATCAAAGTCGAATCACATTAATTTATTTGAGGGGATTAAGATTTTTGATCCGATTAAGACGTTGGAGAATGAAGGAGAGGGGTCtaagaaaaagaagatgaagaaagaAGAGGTGAGAGTTGTGACCGCGGAGGATGAGAAGTATAGGCTAGGTTATGGTCTTGCTGGTAAAGGAGTTAAGCTGCCGTGGTACCTTGAGAAAGCGAATGATAATGCTAAAGACAAGGAGAGCGGAAATGATAGGTCAACTCGAGGGGAAAAGGATATGAAGAAGGGTGGGAAGAAGACATTGGAAGAGCTAAGAGAAGAAAGATTGAAGAGGGAAAAGCGAGAGAAGGAGAGGGAACGAGCATTGTTGGAGAAGAGGATGCGAGAGGAAAGTATAAAGAGTCGAGGTTTTTCCCGGAGGTGAGGTTGTTAAAAGTTacattttagattttaatgttataaattaatatttgctGCTGCTCGAGTCTACTGCTTGATGTATATTAGCTCTTCAATTCCAGCAATGAAATTAGTTATTAACTTGATTTCCACTGCTGATCATTAGTTATAAATGAACGAAACCTTTAAGCTCTAGTAGATTGCCTATTTGCCTTTGACTAGTTCATAGATGCTCGGCAATTAGTACTTCTTTAGAATTAGTTGGTCCATAGCCTCTTAGCAATTTCTTCATGAAAGTGCGAATTAGTCCTGCTGTTAACTTGCTTGGGCTGTACAAAACACTCGTAAGTTTTATAGGCCTCTCGGATTAGGTCATTCAAGCTACTTTGATCTTACGTCTAAACAAGTGAAAATTTGAGTTtcaactatttttatttgtcttcGAATCATCTGTAATACTGGAAAAGATTATGCAGCATTTTGTTCTAATGTTAATAATAGAGTTGTCTGCACATTTTATTTAAGCTCGTCCAACATCATTAACTCATAAAATTCTTTTAGTTCCAGTGTCTTACTTGTTCAGTTGGCAGCATCTAGCATGAAGATTAGGGGctaaatatttttactattaatttgAGGCATCTTATTCTGGTATGAATATTAATGTTTATCCATAAAGTGCCTCCTATAGTAGATTTAAGATTAAGAGTATACATTTACTTAATGAGATGATATGCATGTGCGGTTTGGGGCAATATCCTTATTTAGGGGTATCAAATTGGGTTATGTCAGTttgaaattatcaaaaaaaattggtttcaGTAATTGTCTGTGTCAAGGAAGTCTTTTGATCTGCTGGTCGTGTTCTATATTTTCTATAGTCTGCATTTGGCTTTATAAGCTGAATATAAATGTGAAGGCCTGTGATTAGGCTGTCTAGtacaattaaaagcatttaaccATAAAGATtgaacttgattttttttattcgttGTACTTTGAATCTCATTGTTTGTAACTTCATTTTTCTTACATTTGCAATGAAAAAGCAATGCCaattaagtattattttaattatggaaACAATTTGCAAGCATGATGTTTATGCTTACCAATTTTAGCCGATTTAGTctgttattttttcatattcaatCAATTATCTAGTGTTTGAACTTTGAAAATAGCATGCAATTGAAAGGTAATTGTAGATTGACAGATGCTATAGTAttgatttggctaaaagccTTATTGCTAGGGTCTGCATAAATCGAATCAAACTGAATAAGTAAACAGAACgaaaaatttgttttgttttggtttggtttgatattaCAAACAAATTCAGATTtgcagtttggtttggtttggttttgagtgcaaaaaaaaagttcaatttcgGTACAAATCAAATCGGAAAAATCAACCGAACTAGTCCTAAGTTGACTATTAATCAATAGACACTGGAACTACACCAGGCTTCTCCTCAAGCTTCTCCTCGCCGTTGATCTTAGGTATGAAAATTTTGAGATCTCCACAATTCATCTTAGCCTTGATCTGGTCAGTCTTATAAACACTAGGAATCAAATTAACAACCTTTGCAGAATTCACGCTGCAATGCCGATCGACAGGTTTGTCTACTTGGATATGAAGGCCATTCTCATTCTTATCCAAATATAACTTCACGTCCTTTTTTGATATATCCGTCATTCGATATGTTATACATAACCTGTTTTTATCTTCTTCTAGATCTATTGGGTGCTCGTATATATCATTGCCGGGACTCTCTACCGAGAGCTTTGCTATAGTATCTGgttttatggaaaaaaattagcAAGTCGTACAAATTAAGACAATGTAAAGATGGTTGTAAttgttataaaatattaaattagcaaGTTTTACGGATTTTGTAAAATCTTTCATCTGAGATCTCATAATTCAAAGAGCGTGTAAAACTAATAGATGAGAAATATTACCATTTAGTGAATTACTGGCGGCGAAATGCTTGTGGAAAAGCTTCGAAAGGTAAGGTGACGATGAGGAGGTGATGTTCAAAATCTGAAGTTGAAGTgattgtttggtttgggttctTGGTGATAACAGCCTGCTTATATTTTGAACGTAGAAAGCCATTGTTAGTTCATATGAGAGCGGTTGACTAGGTTTTCTTTAACCATTTTTGTCTGATTTTCTTATGCCCtgtgtttgaatttcttttaaaagtaTTCTAACGGGCAGTACACCCAAAGAAAAACAAttgcaataattttaattaaactcatCAGCCATACATCTAAACATCTCAGATAGGCTAATACCTCTTCAACATCTcattattcaatcaattcactcctaaaaattacttttaaagatgataaattataccaacagtgtctaaactttttaaaatattccatTTGAGTAtcggaatttttattttatttttgtgtttcaattttttaaaagcatatttttagtaattttcaaTCATTAAACTACTAagactaaaaataatttttaaatttgttgatatgatttgatattttaattttaaaaatataagtgtACCATTGCGTAAACAACCGtcatttattttacttatatgacatataatttgaaataaaaggaGTCTTTTAGCCCATTAGTGATCcgaaaaatgctaaaaatattaatataaaggAAATAAACAGTCGAACACCAAAATAAAAGATTTGAAAAAGTTTAGACGTCTTTGATGTAATTTTtcttgttaaaaataaaataaattttagtaagTAGCTATACAATTGCCATTTAAGCTAAAGAAATTAGGAGTTGAACTCCACCAATGCGCGCGGGAAAGATAAAGAAGATAAAGCTTTTTTTAGATAATATGTTAGGAATAATATTGTCTTTTCTATAAAGTATTAAAAATCGgcctaaaataaattttaaaacaacgatGTGAATCGGCCTTTCATTGCCAAAAAGAAGGTTGAAAATCCGATATCTCAAACCGCGGACAGTCATCATTGAATCACATTCAATCCAAATTCGATATCAGCCATTATTTAAGCCtacttaattgcaaaaaaatagtCGCAAGCTCTACTTCGAAAGCAAAGCAATTTTCGAGGGGAAATGGCAAAAACATTGGCCAGCGAAATTacaatattttctaaaaactCCATATGAGCAAAAACATTTGCGAGCcaaattacaataatttttaaaaactccACACGAGCAAAAACATTGGTGAGCAAAATTACACTAATTTCTAAAAACTCCGCATGTCCCTACTCTTTTCGGTGCTCTTAATGAATCTCGAACCTCAATAGTTTTAGGAGTTCTAGATTCAAAAGGGTTTGCAGTTATTTTGAGTTCTAATTCAGAACCGAAATAATTGGTTTTGGCCATTTCCCCTCGAAATTTTAATGggttaaaagataatttttatttattgtgtcAACCATAAATAGAGCCAATAAAACTATattacattataaaataaagggATAAGGTTCATATATACCCCTAATATTTGAGTTTGAAATCATATATGCCCTCATCAATTATAGAGCAGCCAACATTTCAACATTGAAATGACCAAATTGTAATATGTATTATATGGATGAGacacttttaaaaattagagagggtcaaattataaaatattagaagTTTGGGTtataattttgacatttttgaaaagtttggaggGGGCTATGACCATCCCATGCCTCCCCTTCCCTCTATCATTGACCCTCATAATTTAAGAatgtgcatatatatatatatatatatatattttttttttgtggagAGGATGTGCATATATATTCTAACGCTTATAAATGGATTTATTTAGGGATTTATTTAGGGTTTTACATTTAACACGATTAGGGACATacataacattttttaaaaaacattagtGCCTAAATGAGCC
Coding sequences within it:
- the LOC126676291 gene encoding uncharacterized protein LOC126676291, with protein sequence MGGHGGLNILPQKRWNVYNFDNREKVKKDEEEAAKEEQLKREQARKRDTEFRLEQLRVARGLAPLIKPESPNKVENDESESKSNHINLFEGIKIFDPIKTLENEGEGSKKKKMKKEEVRVVTAEDEKYRLGYGLAGKGVKLPWYLEKANDNAKDKESGNDRSTRGEKDMKKGGKKTLEELREERLKREKREKERERALLEKRMREESIKSRGFSRR
- the LOC126678947 gene encoding 23.5 kDa heat shock protein, mitochondrial-like codes for the protein MAFYVQNISRLLSPRTQTKQSLQLQILNITSSSSPYLSKLFHKHFAASNSLNDTIAKLSVESPGNDIYEHPIDLEEDKNRLCITYRMTDISKKDVKLYLDKNENGLHIQVDKPVDRHCSVNSAKVVNLIPSVYKTDQIKAKMNCGDLKIFIPKINGEEKLEEKPGVVPVSID